In Gracilimonas sp., a single window of DNA contains:
- a CDS encoding SCO family protein, with protein sequence MRRFTLYAIILLAVFLTSQPAYAQLNREQPDALQNLGIDEHLGEYIPLDAKFADSNGDSVLLGDLLEDGKPVLLNPLYYECPMLCGLVLDGTINVIEDMVWKPGKEFIVISISIDPEEDAELAARSKENYLSQMDSTTKAGWYFLTGKKSQIDKVVEAVGFRYKEIEDTGEFAHSAAIMLLSPDGKITRYLYGISYDEFNVRSALYESADGKIGNTIDKVVMYCYQYDPDSGSYAPVAINIMKLGGLATLIILGIFLGSLWLREKRKNQNSKTEFN encoded by the coding sequence ATGAGACGTTTTACACTGTACGCAATTATTTTGCTTGCAGTGTTTCTGACTTCACAACCTGCTTATGCGCAGTTAAATCGTGAACAACCGGATGCGCTGCAAAATCTTGGCATCGATGAACATCTGGGAGAGTATATCCCTTTGGATGCTAAGTTTGCTGATTCTAACGGTGATAGTGTTCTGTTAGGTGATTTATTGGAAGATGGAAAACCGGTTTTACTGAATCCATTGTATTACGAATGTCCGATGTTATGCGGATTGGTTCTTGACGGAACCATAAATGTAATCGAAGATATGGTGTGGAAGCCGGGTAAAGAATTTATTGTTATTTCAATCAGCATCGACCCTGAGGAAGATGCTGAACTGGCGGCACGATCAAAAGAGAATTACCTCAGCCAAATGGATTCGACCACAAAGGCCGGATGGTATTTTTTGACCGGCAAAAAAAGCCAGATTGATAAAGTAGTTGAAGCCGTTGGGTTTCGATACAAAGAAATTGAGGACACCGGAGAATTTGCCCACAGTGCGGCAATTATGCTCTTGAGTCCCGATGGGAAAATAACCCGTTACCTGTACGGGATTTCCTATGATGAATTTAATGTGCGCAGTGCCTTATATGAATCTGCGGATGGAAAGATTGGCAACACCATCGATAAAGTAGTGATGTACTGTTACCAATATGATCCTGATTCCGGCAGTTATGCACCGGTAGCAATTAATATTATGAAGCTTGGCGGCTTGGCTACACTGATTATTCTCGGTATATTCTTAGGCTCGCTTTGGCTTCGTGAAAAACGAAAAAATCAAAACTCTAAAACTGAATTTAACTAA
- a CDS encoding c-type cytochrome — protein MFKIAGLCALGISLSACQGQLSDKPPIHPNMNMDQQPRKEAQEVNNFFADGRSMRTPVEGTVARGLAKTDRAYYEGVDENGEFIDEIPVDLTKSFLYRGKERYEIYCTPCHGQTGAGDGIIMEGNYGYVPAPSYHEPRVRDLSDGELYSAIYNGVRTMPSYATQIKVEDRWAIVAYIRALQESQNITEQELQEYDVDITALQNEFSGEQARLDSIAAASEPEEAPQASVELGQEAITANACGTCHNEDGSPGGIGPTWAGLFGSEGEVVTEDGETLTITKDEDYIRESIVEPNAKKPVGFEQGVMASYSYLSDAEIESIILYIKNLDN, from the coding sequence ATGTTTAAAATTGCGGGCCTTTGTGCGCTCGGGATTTCTCTTTCTGCCTGCCAGGGGCAACTTTCAGATAAGCCTCCCATCCATCCCAATATGAATATGGATCAACAGCCGAGAAAAGAAGCTCAGGAAGTCAATAACTTCTTTGCTGACGGCCGTTCCATGCGCACGCCTGTAGAAGGAACCGTAGCTCGAGGGCTGGCCAAAACAGACCGGGCTTACTATGAAGGAGTAGATGAAAACGGAGAATTCATTGATGAAATCCCTGTAGACCTTACCAAATCTTTCCTTTACCGCGGAAAAGAACGTTACGAAATTTATTGTACTCCCTGTCACGGACAAACCGGAGCAGGTGACGGTATTATTATGGAAGGAAATTACGGATATGTACCCGCTCCTTCTTATCACGAACCTCGTGTTAGAGATCTTTCAGACGGAGAATTGTACTCTGCAATCTATAACGGTGTAAGAACCATGCCGTCTTATGCTACACAAATTAAGGTTGAAGACCGCTGGGCGATTGTTGCATACATCCGTGCCCTTCAGGAAAGTCAAAACATTACAGAACAAGAACTTCAGGAATATGATGTAGATATTACCGCTCTGCAGAATGAGTTTTCCGGAGAGCAGGCAAGGCTCGATTCCATTGCAGCGGCGAGTGAACCGGAAGAAGCTCCGCAAGCTTCTGTTGAATTAGGACAAGAAGCTATTACGGCCAACGCTTGCGGCACTTGCCACAATGAAGATGGCTCGCCCGGTGGTATTGGCCCGACTTGGGCAGGATTATTTGGCAGTGAAGGTGAAGTAGTAACCGAAGACGGTGAAACCCTCACTATAACAAAAGATGAAGACTACATTCGTGAGTCTATTGTTGAGCCGAATGCCAAAAAACCGGTCGGTTTCGAACAAGGGGTTATGGCTTCGTACAGCTACCTCTCCGATGCTGAAATCGAGTCTATTATTCTATATATAAAAAATCTTGACAACTAA
- a CDS encoding cytochrome c oxidase subunit 3 family protein — MANHSTSTPTHVHHHFVDSDQQFDTAKLGMWVFLVNEILFFGGLFCAYIIYRAWYPELFQMAALELNTFWGAVNTVVLIGSSLTVAMAIRSAQKNQMKGLRINLLITIALACVFMVIKGFEYSHKFHLGIFPGEFYTYEGLEHAQAAIFFSIYYMLTGVHALHVLIGIGLISWIYVRARRGEFNSEYYTPVEITGLYWHLVDLIWIFLFPLLYLIE, encoded by the coding sequence ATGGCGAATCATTCGACTTCAACCCCCACACATGTGCACCATCATTTTGTTGACAGCGATCAGCAATTTGATACGGCGAAACTGGGAATGTGGGTGTTCTTGGTAAACGAAATCTTATTTTTTGGCGGATTATTCTGTGCCTATATCATTTATAGGGCATGGTATCCGGAACTATTCCAAATGGCTGCACTTGAGCTTAACACTTTTTGGGGAGCAGTAAATACTGTTGTTCTGATCGGTAGTAGTTTAACGGTGGCTATGGCAATCCGTTCCGCTCAAAAAAACCAAATGAAAGGACTCAGGATAAACCTGCTTATAACCATTGCACTCGCCTGTGTGTTTATGGTGATTAAAGGGTTTGAGTACTCACACAAATTTCATTTGGGAATTTTCCCCGGTGAATTTTATACCTACGAAGGTCTTGAGCACGCACAAGCGGCTATTTTCTTCAGCATCTATTATATGCTAACCGGAGTTCACGCTTTGCACGTTCTTATTGGAATTGGGTTGATTTCCTGGATTTACGTCCGGGCCCGCCGAGGGGAGTTCAACAGTGAATATTACACTCCCGTGGAAATCACCGGACTGTATTGGCACTTGGTTGACCTCATTTGGATCTTCCTCTTTCCCCTGCTTTACCTCATTGAATGA
- a CDS encoding TAT-variant-translocated molybdopterin oxidoreductase: MSEEVKETTYWKSLSELANNKEYQKFAEREFPENATELTDGVSRRGFLRVMGASVALAGLAACRRPVQKILPYSKQPEDVVPGVPLYYATAMPVQGNLVGLIAENHEGRPTKLEGNDLHPASKGGTSIYNQAAILGLYDPDRSRSPLNNGNKATAEDFEAFASSHFANTNQRIAFISEANSSPTYNSIKEQALAKFSNASWVTYEPFGEDNVLEGNRIAFGGRLRSHYNFTNADVIISLNDDFMSSTHPNNVEYAKQVSSRRKVTGTDGEMNRIYSVEDSFSLTGSYADHRLRIKASQMEAFTYALAAALSTRINGLSVFSGYSNEFSDHRWITVLADELAANAGNAALSAGSQHKPEVHAVVAAINQALGNVGSTVNYLEVPHVDRQSSNAAFAEVVSEMEAGNIDTVVMVGVNPVFTAPADLNFENALSKVETVVNLSDYVDETSKKVNWHVNRAHFLEAWGDGYSYGGARSVIQPQIQPLHDGLSEIEFLNTIVNGSLEQGYGLVQNTFRGFYRSGFDNSWTKILHDGIDTTGNFNAVNVRLSSGFASAMNRATANVSATSGIEVVIRPDATLYDGRYANLGWLQELPDPMTKITWDNVALMSPATAEKLGVSEFSSSNDTTDLVEINVNGKSIKIAAWIQPGHVDDAITLTTGYGRDGIGRVASSYIDYTAGGVDVYPLRGTENMLYSSAEVSKAAGKYEIACVQDHHSLESRDMYRQATLTEYKEKPDFASFESVHTYPVPGMKEAAEMDEDQPISLFDEQTYPDHEPQWGMAIDLNSCFGCGVCVIACQSENNIPVIGKKEVKRGREMHWIRNDRYYVGDDPDSPQAVHQPVPCMHCELAPCEQVCPVAATTHSEDGMNQMAYNRCIGTRYCANNCPYKVRRFNFFNYPKEYITTGDDPDIIQMAMNPEVTVRFRGVMEKCTYCVQRVNRAKIEAKKETGSPKPADGTVKTACQQACPADAIYFGDLTDDNSEVAQMKRNERNFQMLEELNTRPRTSYMAKLTNPNPALA, encoded by the coding sequence ATGAGCGAAGAAGTTAAAGAAACCACATACTGGAAAAGCTTAAGTGAATTAGCTAATAATAAAGAGTATCAGAAATTTGCTGAGCGAGAATTCCCGGAAAATGCTACTGAACTGACCGACGGTGTTTCGCGCCGGGGTTTTCTCCGCGTCATGGGAGCTTCTGTAGCCCTGGCCGGATTAGCAGCTTGTCGCCGACCGGTTCAAAAGATTTTACCTTACTCCAAGCAGCCGGAAGATGTAGTGCCGGGCGTACCTTTATATTATGCAACGGCCATGCCCGTTCAAGGCAACCTGGTGGGCTTAATTGCGGAAAACCACGAAGGCCGCCCAACCAAACTTGAAGGAAATGACCTTCACCCTGCCAGCAAAGGCGGAACCAGTATTTACAATCAAGCGGCCATTCTCGGTCTTTATGATCCTGACCGTTCACGTTCTCCATTAAATAATGGAAACAAAGCCACAGCTGAAGATTTTGAAGCCTTTGCAAGTTCTCATTTTGCCAACACCAATCAGCGCATTGCCTTTATTTCGGAAGCAAACTCCTCTCCTACTTATAACAGTATAAAGGAGCAGGCACTTGCCAAATTCAGCAATGCAAGTTGGGTTACATATGAGCCTTTTGGCGAGGACAATGTGTTGGAAGGAAATCGTATCGCATTTGGCGGCCGGTTACGTTCTCACTACAATTTTACAAATGCTGATGTCATCATCTCTTTAAACGATGACTTCATGAGTTCTACCCATCCTAATAATGTAGAGTACGCCAAACAGGTTTCCTCTCGCAGAAAAGTAACTGGTACTGATGGGGAGATGAACCGTATTTATTCGGTTGAGGACTCTTTCTCTTTGACCGGCTCTTATGCCGATCACCGCTTGAGAATCAAAGCCAGCCAAATGGAGGCATTTACTTATGCCCTGGCAGCCGCACTTTCCACCCGTATTAACGGATTAAGTGTTTTTAGCGGATATTCAAATGAATTTTCTGATCATCGATGGATCACTGTTTTAGCAGATGAGCTGGCAGCTAATGCCGGAAACGCTGCTCTCTCGGCCGGAAGTCAACACAAACCGGAAGTACATGCAGTGGTTGCGGCCATTAATCAGGCTTTAGGCAATGTTGGAAGTACCGTTAACTATCTTGAAGTTCCGCATGTGGACCGCCAGAGCAGTAATGCTGCCTTCGCTGAAGTAGTTTCTGAGATGGAAGCCGGTAATATCGATACCGTAGTTATGGTAGGTGTAAATCCCGTATTTACCGCTCCCGCTGATCTTAATTTTGAAAATGCACTCTCAAAAGTTGAAACCGTAGTCAATCTTTCTGATTATGTGGATGAGACTTCCAAAAAAGTAAACTGGCACGTAAACCGTGCACACTTCCTGGAAGCCTGGGGCGACGGATATTCTTATGGCGGAGCACGTTCTGTGATTCAGCCGCAAATTCAACCGCTGCATGACGGTCTGAGTGAAATTGAATTTTTAAATACCATTGTAAACGGATCTTTAGAGCAAGGTTATGGCCTGGTTCAAAATACTTTCCGTGGATTCTACCGTTCCGGCTTTGATAATAGCTGGACAAAAATCCTTCACGATGGAATTGATACCACCGGGAACTTTAATGCTGTAAATGTTCGGTTAAGCTCCGGTTTTGCTTCTGCAATGAACCGAGCCACGGCCAATGTTTCTGCTACTTCAGGTATTGAAGTGGTAATCCGCCCGGATGCTACTTTATATGACGGGCGTTATGCCAACTTAGGCTGGCTTCAGGAACTGCCTGACCCAATGACCAAGATCACCTGGGATAATGTGGCACTTATGAGCCCGGCCACTGCTGAGAAATTAGGTGTAAGCGAATTCAGTTCCAGTAACGATACTACGGATCTTGTTGAGATCAATGTAAATGGGAAATCCATTAAGATTGCGGCTTGGATTCAACCCGGGCACGTGGATGATGCCATCACACTTACTACAGGATACGGCCGTGATGGAATTGGGCGAGTAGCCAGTTCATATATTGATTATACCGCAGGCGGTGTGGATGTATATCCGCTCAGGGGAACTGAAAATATGTTATATAGTTCAGCAGAAGTTTCCAAAGCTGCCGGAAAATATGAAATTGCCTGCGTTCAGGACCACCACAGCCTTGAAAGCCGTGACATGTACCGGCAGGCTACCCTTACAGAATATAAAGAGAAACCGGATTTTGCTTCTTTTGAATCGGTACATACTTATCCTGTTCCGGGAATGAAAGAAGCAGCGGAGATGGATGAAGATCAACCTATTTCCTTGTTCGACGAGCAAACCTACCCCGACCATGAACCACAATGGGGTATGGCTATCGACCTTAACTCTTGCTTTGGTTGCGGAGTATGTGTGATTGCTTGTCAGTCTGAAAACAATATTCCTGTAATAGGGAAGAAAGAAGTGAAACGCGGCCGTGAGATGCACTGGATTCGTAACGACCGCTATTATGTCGGCGATGATCCGGATTCACCCCAAGCCGTTCACCAACCGGTACCTTGTATGCATTGTGAACTGGCTCCTTGTGAGCAGGTTTGCCCGGTTGCGGCAACCACCCACAGTGAAGACGGCATGAACCAAATGGCTTATAATCGCTGTATCGGAACCCGTTACTGCGCTAATAACTGCCCGTATAAAGTTCGCCGATTCAACTTCTTCAACTATCCAAAAGAATATATAACCACCGGCGACGATCCCGATATCATCCAAATGGCGATGAATCCGGAAGTAACTGTTCGCTTCCGTGGTGTAATGGAAAAATGTACGTATTGCGTACAGCGTGTAAATCGTGCCAAAATTGAAGCTAAAAAAGAAACCGGCTCACCAAAACCGGCCGATGGTACTGTTAAAACAGCTTGTCAGCAAGCTTGTCCTGCTGATGCTATTTATTTCGGGGACTTAACCGACGATAACAGCGAAGTAGCACAGATGAAACGCAACGAACGAAACTTCCAGATGCTCGAGGAGCTGAATACACGTCCGAGAACATCATATATGGCAAAACTTACGAACCCAAACCCGGCTTTGGCTTAA
- a CDS encoding DUF3341 domain-containing protein, with translation MSTTEQQNLYGILAEFKNPKELTDVAKTMSKSGFSKFDTFSPFPIHGMDKAMKLEKSKLGWIVFGHALIGFSGAIAMMYFMSVVDYPMNISGKPFFNAPAWVPITFELTVLLSSFGAVFGMFFLNGLPKFHNPLFNVERFKKATDDGFFAYIEAEDDKFDRTEVKKLFQEAGATHIEEVYD, from the coding sequence ATGAGTACAACTGAACAACAAAATTTATACGGTATTCTGGCCGAATTTAAGAATCCGAAAGAACTGACGGATGTTGCCAAAACAATGTCAAAGTCCGGTTTTAGCAAGTTTGACACGTTCAGCCCATTTCCTATTCATGGAATGGACAAAGCCATGAAGCTGGAAAAATCTAAATTAGGCTGGATTGTTTTTGGTCATGCTTTAATCGGATTTTCAGGTGCTATTGCCATGATGTATTTCATGTCGGTAGTGGATTATCCAATGAACATCAGCGGTAAGCCATTTTTTAATGCACCGGCGTGGGTGCCTATTACTTTTGAGCTAACGGTACTTTTATCTTCATTTGGTGCTGTTTTCGGAATGTTTTTCCTTAACGGGCTTCCAAAATTTCACAACCCTCTTTTTAATGTAGAGCGCTTTAAAAAAGCAACTGATGATGGTTTCTTTGCTTACATAGAAGCTGAAGACGATAAGTTTGACCGCACGGAAGTAAAGAAATTATTTCAAGAAGCCGGTGCTACCCACATCGAGGAAGTATATGATTAA
- the nrfD gene encoding NrfD/PsrC family molybdoenzyme membrane anchor subunit, with the protein MSKYQYVPEPALVKGNHDFASLTRLVTDINLRPTPKTWYLAMIGANALLMTMVVAIGYLIWEGTGIWGLNNPVGWGWAIINFVWWVGIGHAGTLISAILFLFRQDWRTAINRFAEAMTIFAVMCAGVFPAIHVGRIWAIYWVFPIPNQMAMWPNFNSPLLWDVFAVSTYFTVSLLFWYVGLVPDLATIRDRATDKIRKVAYGIFAMGWTGSNRHWWNYEKAYMILAGLATPLVLSVHTIVSFDFAVSMIPGWHTTIFPPYFVAGAIFSGFAMVLTLMIVARKIYGMKEIMTDDHMEKMNIIILVTGSMVGFAYMMEFFMAWYSGVEYEKAIFMLRATGPYAWAYWAMMTCNVLSPQFFWSKKLRRSVGFTFFISIVVNIGMWFERFVITVTSLANDYLPSSWDYYSPTIWDVLTYVGTFGLFFTMFLLFLRFLPMVALAEIKAVIPQADPHNYDEETGEYHKPKIEVPKPQSEKV; encoded by the coding sequence ATGAGTAAATACCAATACGTACCGGAACCCGCTCTTGTAAAAGGCAATCACGATTTTGCGAGCCTTACACGACTGGTTACTGATATAAATTTACGTCCTACACCAAAAACATGGTACTTGGCCATGATTGGTGCCAATGCACTGCTAATGACTATGGTAGTAGCCATTGGGTATTTAATTTGGGAAGGAACCGGAATCTGGGGCCTTAACAATCCCGTTGGATGGGGTTGGGCTATTATCAACTTTGTATGGTGGGTTGGTATTGGACACGCCGGAACGCTGATTTCAGCTATTCTCTTCCTCTTCCGTCAGGATTGGCGTACTGCCATTAACCGTTTTGCGGAAGCAATGACCATCTTTGCCGTAATGTGTGCCGGGGTATTCCCGGCCATTCACGTAGGTCGTATTTGGGCTATTTATTGGGTGTTTCCGATTCCCAACCAAATGGCTATGTGGCCTAACTTCAACTCTCCCCTTCTGTGGGATGTATTTGCGGTTTCTACCTATTTCACCGTATCCCTTTTGTTCTGGTATGTTGGTTTGGTTCCCGATCTTGCAACCATTCGCGACCGCGCTACTGACAAAATCAGAAAAGTAGCATATGGTATTTTTGCTATGGGCTGGACGGGCTCTAACCGCCACTGGTGGAATTACGAGAAAGCTTATATGATTTTAGCCGGTTTGGCTACTCCTCTGGTACTTTCGGTTCACACCATTGTATCCTTTGACTTTGCCGTTTCCATGATTCCGGGATGGCACACTACTATTTTCCCTCCCTATTTCGTTGCCGGTGCTATCTTCTCCGGATTCGCGATGGTGCTGACCCTGATGATCGTAGCCCGCAAAATTTACGGGATGAAAGAAATTATGACTGACGATCACATGGAAAAAATGAATATCATTATCCTGGTAACCGGCTCAATGGTAGGTTTTGCCTATATGATGGAGTTCTTTATGGCCTGGTACAGTGGCGTTGAATACGAAAAAGCTATTTTTATGCTGAGAGCAACCGGTCCGTATGCATGGGCATATTGGGCGATGATGACTTGTAACGTGTTGTCCCCTCAGTTCTTCTGGTCTAAGAAATTACGCCGCAGCGTCGGGTTCACCTTCTTTATTTCCATTGTCGTGAACATCGGTATGTGGTTTGAACGATTTGTAATTACGGTTACTTCACTGGCAAACGATTACCTGCCGTCAAGCTGGGATTATTATTCACCAACCATCTGGGACGTTTTAACTTACGTTGGAACATTTGGACTGTTTTTCACCATGTTCCTCCTGTTCTTGCGCTTCCTGCCAATGGTTGCACTCGCAGAAATTAAAGCGGTAATTCCCCAGGCTGATCCTCACAATTATGACGAGGAAACCGGTGAATATCACAAGCCAAAAATTGAAGTACCCAAACCTCAATCAGAGAAGGTTTAA
- the coxB gene encoding cytochrome c oxidase subunit II: MGSLFDFMLPELKSPMTGASTDALMAFIHIASFIILGGVTIAMIYFAIKYKRRSDDDETPLITHNNKLEVTWSVIPLLLVFVVFGWGYKGWLNLKTVPDNAYEIQVSAYKWGWTFKYDTGAQVGNELHVPAGKPIKMVMQSEDVLHSFFVPDYRIKQDVLPNRYTYVWFQAEEPGESQVFCTEYCGTSHSDMLAKVIVHTKEDFDAWLAEQGSGSGGTPVERGENLISIQGCVTCHSVDGSDKIGPSFQGLWGSERNFESASSVTADENYIRESILDPSAKIVEGFQNQMVSYEGRLSDDDISDIIEYIKTLED, encoded by the coding sequence ATGGGCAGTTTATTCGATTTTATGCTCCCGGAACTTAAATCTCCAATGACGGGAGCAAGTACGGATGCGCTGATGGCTTTCATCCACATCGCAAGTTTCATTATCCTTGGCGGTGTTACCATTGCAATGATCTATTTTGCAATTAAATATAAGCGCAGATCTGACGATGATGAAACTCCGCTAATCACCCACAACAACAAACTGGAAGTTACCTGGTCGGTCATTCCGCTTTTATTGGTTTTTGTTGTTTTTGGATGGGGTTATAAAGGATGGCTGAATCTTAAAACCGTTCCGGATAATGCCTACGAAATTCAAGTTTCTGCGTACAAATGGGGTTGGACTTTCAAATACGATACCGGAGCCCAGGTAGGTAATGAACTGCACGTACCGGCCGGAAAGCCCATTAAAATGGTGATGCAGTCAGAAGACGTGCTTCATTCTTTTTTCGTACCTGATTATCGAATTAAACAAGATGTGCTTCCCAATCGATATACTTATGTCTGGTTTCAGGCTGAAGAACCCGGGGAGTCGCAGGTTTTTTGTACCGAGTACTGCGGTACCTCCCACTCCGATATGTTAGCCAAAGTCATTGTTCATACTAAAGAAGACTTTGATGCCTGGCTGGCAGAACAAGGCAGCGGAAGTGGGGGAACACCGGTAGAACGTGGTGAAAACCTGATCAGCATTCAAGGCTGTGTAACCTGCCACTCTGTAGATGGCTCTGATAAAATTGGGCCAAGCTTCCAGGGGCTATGGGGCAGTGAAAGAAATTTTGAAAGCGCCTCATCAGTTACCGCCGATGAAAATTACATTCGCGAATCAATTCTTGATCCTTCAGCAAAAATTGTAGAGGGATTCCAAAACCAAATGGTTAGCTATGAGGGTCGCCTGAGTGATGACGACATCTCCGATATTATTGAATACATAAAAACTTTAGAAGATTAA
- a CDS encoding transposase gives MAEKYSSEFKAKVALEAVAQGRSVIEKVAEKHNVSEDQVIAWAAQLHEEAAKIFGTETAVEADDSLVEDVDITTEDEEFAYAVGHGVMSDTLNYKKLIFWSTLGTSLVIIFVIGLVYFSQYSLFEAQKQVSSQSSVSDYSELKAQQEQELNSFGVVDLEEGIYRIPIDSAISRIATDQ, from the coding sequence ATGGCAGAAAAGTATAGTTCAGAATTTAAAGCAAAAGTAGCACTCGAAGCCGTAGCACAGGGCCGTTCTGTAATTGAGAAAGTTGCAGAAAAACACAATGTATCTGAAGATCAGGTTATCGCCTGGGCGGCCCAGTTGCATGAAGAAGCTGCTAAAATATTTGGTACGGAAACAGCTGTTGAAGCTGATGATTCCCTGGTTGAAGATGTAGACATCACTACCGAAGACGAAGAGTTTGCTTATGCTGTTGGCCATGGTGTAATGAGTGATACACTCAATTATAAGAAACTGATTTTCTGGTCAACCCTTGGAACCTCATTGGTTATCATTTTTGTTATTGGTTTAGTTTATTTTTCACAATACAGCCTCTTCGAAGCTCAAAAACAAGTTTCATCACAAAGCTCTGTTTCTGACTATTCAGAATTAAAAGCTCAGCAAGAGCAAGAACTGAACAGTTTTGGTGTAGTTGACCTTGAAGAAGGTATTTACAGAATTCCTATTGACAGCGCTATTAGCAGAATAGCCACAGACCAGTAA
- the ctaD gene encoding cytochrome c oxidase subunit I, protein MSTAEVTPASTGNKKTLKVKRFKPSESPKNTYLTDEKGLWAWMTTVDHKKIGIMYLGSVTFFFLLGGILALLLRTELLTPAKTFIEADTYNQFFTLHGAIMVFFVLIPSIPAALGNFVLPMQLGAKDVAFPRLNLASFYIYVIGAIFTFIALANNGLDTGWTFYTPYSTESSSSVIWVTLGVFILGFSSILTGTNFIATIHKLRAPGITWGKLPLNLWALYATSIIQVLATPVLAITVLLLTMERALGIGIFDPALGGDPVLFQHFFWFYSHPAVYIMIVPAFGIISEVITTFSKKHIFGYWAIALSSLAIAFIGFLVWGHHMFTSGQSAVATTVFSFLTFLVGIPTGIKILNWVATLYKGSIEMKTPMIYVFIFLFIFSIGGFTGIMLGALAADIHLHDTYYVVAHFHYVMMGGTLISFLAGLHYWWPKITGKMYNEFQAKVGAALIFIGFNVTFLPQFIMGSQGMPRRYYNYIDQFTVFHQTSTIGSYILGVGFLLIAFYLAKSLMSGEKAGSNPWGSRGLEWQSTSPPDFHNFDHTPVVINGPYDYHKPMEEFQLGLANDHDAH, encoded by the coding sequence ATGTCAACAGCTGAAGTAACCCCGGCGTCAACCGGAAATAAAAAAACATTAAAGGTAAAACGGTTTAAGCCATCCGAAAGCCCTAAAAACACCTATCTGACGGATGAAAAAGGTCTTTGGGCATGGATGACTACCGTGGACCACAAGAAAATCGGGATCATGTACCTGGGTTCGGTTACCTTCTTTTTCCTATTGGGAGGTATTCTTGCCCTTCTCTTGAGAACGGAGCTGTTAACACCGGCTAAAACTTTCATTGAGGCGGATACCTACAATCAGTTCTTCACGCTCCACGGAGCAATCATGGTATTCTTCGTGCTCATCCCCTCCATCCCGGCTGCACTGGGAAACTTTGTGCTCCCCATGCAGCTTGGAGCAAAGGATGTAGCCTTCCCAAGGCTTAACCTTGCCAGTTTTTATATCTATGTTATCGGAGCCATTTTTACGTTCATTGCTCTTGCCAACAATGGATTGGATACCGGCTGGACCTTCTACACTCCGTACAGTACCGAATCTTCATCGAGTGTAATATGGGTAACTCTTGGGGTCTTCATACTTGGATTTTCATCCATATTAACCGGTACTAACTTTATCGCCACCATTCACAAGTTACGGGCTCCCGGCATTACCTGGGGTAAACTTCCTTTAAACTTATGGGCATTATATGCCACCAGTATTATTCAGGTACTTGCGACTCCCGTATTAGCCATTACCGTTTTGCTTCTTACCATGGAGCGCGCGCTCGGTATAGGAATTTTTGATCCGGCCCTGGGCGGTGACCCGGTTTTATTTCAGCATTTCTTCTGGTTTTACTCCCACCCCGCGGTATATATTATGATTGTACCGGCCTTTGGGATTATCTCTGAAGTGATCACCACCTTCTCCAAGAAACACATTTTTGGATATTGGGCCATCGCACTTTCATCCCTGGCTATCGCCTTTATTGGATTCCTGGTATGGGGACACCACATGTTCACCTCAGGACAGTCTGCCGTGGCAACTACGGTGTTCTCATTCCTGACCTTCCTCGTAGGAATTCCGACCGGAATTAAGATCCTGAACTGGGTGGCGACACTGTACAAAGGTTCTATTGAAATGAAAACACCGATGATCTATGTGTTTATATTCTTGTTCATATTCTCCATCGGTGGTTTTACAGGAATTATGCTTGGAGCACTTGCTGCAGATATTCACCTTCATGATACCTACTATGTGGTTGCTCACTTCCATTATGTAATGATGGGTGGTACCCTGATTTCATTTCTTGCCGGTCTCCACTATTGGTGGCCAAAAATAACCGGTAAGATGTACAACGAATTTCAGGCAAAAGTTGGAGCCGCACTTATTTTCATCGGTTTTAATGTAACCTTTCTCCCGCAATTCATTATGGGATCACAGGGAATGCCGCGACGATATTACAATTACATTGATCAGTTTACTGTATTTCATCAAACGTCAACCATCGGGTCATACATCCTGGGGGTTGGCTTCTTACTGATCGCCTTCTACCTGGCAAAATCATTAATGAGCGGAGAAAAAGCCGGTTCCAACCCATGGGGAAGCCGCGGCTTGGAATGGCAATCTACCTCTCCTCCTGATTTCCATAATTTTGATCACACACCCGTGGTTATCAATGGTCCGTACGACTATCACAAACCCATGGAAGAATTCCAGCTTGGGCTGGCAAATGATCACGATGCTCATTAA